In Agarivorans gilvus, one genomic interval encodes:
- a CDS encoding amino acid ABC transporter ATP-binding protein, with protein sequence MIVAKDINKIYPNGCHALKNVSATVSRGEVVVIVGPSGSGKSTFLRTLNQLETISSGSIHIDGTDMYAKDTNINTLREEVGMVFQNFNLFPHKTALGNVMLAPLKVAKRNKQQAEDEAKALLLKVGLADRMNNYPSHLSGGQQQRVAIARALAMQPNIMLFDEPTSALDPEMVGEVLDVMKGLAKDGMTMVVVTHEMGFAREVADRVLFMEDGELLVEASPDEFFDKPSHPRLKQFLSMVL encoded by the coding sequence ATGATCGTTGCAAAAGACATCAATAAGATTTATCCCAATGGCTGTCATGCTTTAAAAAATGTCTCGGCCACTGTTTCGCGGGGCGAAGTAGTAGTTATTGTTGGCCCTTCGGGCTCGGGTAAGTCAACCTTTTTGCGTACCCTCAATCAACTAGAAACCATCAGCAGTGGTTCGATCCACATCGATGGTACAGACATGTATGCCAAAGACACCAATATCAATACCCTACGCGAAGAAGTGGGCATGGTATTCCAAAACTTTAACTTGTTCCCACATAAAACGGCGCTAGGCAACGTTATGCTTGCGCCCTTAAAAGTCGCCAAGCGTAATAAGCAACAAGCAGAGGACGAAGCCAAGGCCCTATTACTTAAGGTTGGCCTAGCCGATCGTATGAACAACTACCCTTCCCACTTGTCTGGTGGTCAACAGCAGCGGGTAGCCATTGCACGCGCATTGGCCATGCAACCCAATATCATGTTATTTGATGAGCCCACCTCCGCACTTGACCCAGAAATGGTAGGCGAAGTGCTAGACGTAATGAAAGGCCTAGCCAAAGATGGCATGACCATGGTGGTGGTTACTCATGAAATGGGCTTTGCTCGAGAGGTAGCAGACCGAGTGCTGTTTATGGAAGATGGCGAGCTATTAGTTGAAGCGTCTCCAGATGAGTTCTTTGATAAACCTAGCCACCCAAGGTTAAAACAATTCCTATCTATGGTGCTCTAA
- a CDS encoding HDOD domain-containing protein: MNKSTYGTQQWLEKISKHELPALAATVRLLEKIAQDETSSLSILGQSVLHDHGLTSRILRVVNSVNYNRSNNQITTVSRAAVILGYDQLKRICITARMIDSLLNNKNISEAVYQRVLMLMARSFHAARLAKMMLKGYAEDTQEEVYIAALLHNLGEVAFWTMGGQITEQLDELLTESSEPSGDVVYQLLGTRFEQLSVGLASNWNMGSMLVKSLGDPNTRTPELRSIHLAHKFSQAMVEEDEVARKKSLKGIAEQMKLPLPEVQRMVIKCTDETLQLARSYGAGVLEPYLDHGSKHTNDATEEEPAPIQSKQSLQLQLLRELTLVATETPDLNLVIHTAMEGIQRGIGLERVMVLMVNPSYEYLLPRFVTSDSPEQDKQDFKLSLVGAETIFSTAYKERRPIWYKGPQHQRWASLINNQIRRISKGQAFFLAPIVIEGRCIALIYADSMENQEKLSQDDFDMFTHFAQQTDLCLSVVLRLNR, encoded by the coding sequence ATGAATAAAAGCACCTATGGTACCCAACAGTGGTTGGAGAAAATCAGTAAACATGAGTTGCCGGCTTTAGCTGCGACGGTTCGCCTGTTGGAGAAAATTGCCCAAGATGAAACCTCTTCCTTGTCTATTCTTGGGCAGTCGGTATTACACGATCACGGCTTAACCTCACGTATTTTGAGGGTGGTGAATAGTGTTAATTACAATCGCAGTAATAACCAAATTACCACCGTTAGCCGCGCCGCGGTTATTCTGGGTTATGACCAACTTAAGCGCATCTGCATTACCGCACGGATGATAGATAGCTTGCTGAACAATAAAAATATCAGCGAAGCTGTGTATCAACGAGTATTAATGTTGATGGCGCGCTCGTTTCATGCCGCCAGGTTAGCGAAAATGATGCTTAAAGGTTATGCCGAAGATACTCAGGAAGAGGTGTACATTGCGGCCTTGTTACACAATCTAGGCGAAGTAGCATTTTGGACCATGGGTGGCCAAATTACCGAGCAATTAGATGAGCTGCTTACTGAATCGTCAGAACCCAGTGGCGATGTGGTTTACCAGCTGTTAGGAACCCGCTTTGAGCAGCTTAGTGTGGGCTTGGCCAGTAATTGGAATATGGGCTCGATGTTGGTGAAATCCTTAGGTGATCCTAATACTCGTACTCCTGAGTTACGTAGTATTCATCTGGCGCATAAATTTAGCCAGGCCATGGTTGAGGAAGATGAAGTTGCACGCAAGAAAAGCCTGAAAGGTATTGCCGAACAAATGAAGTTGCCGTTGCCAGAGGTGCAGCGAATGGTGATTAAATGCACCGATGAAACCCTGCAACTGGCACGCTCTTATGGCGCAGGTGTATTAGAGCCTTATCTTGATCATGGCAGCAAGCACACCAACGATGCTACAGAGGAAGAACCCGCTCCTATCCAAAGTAAGCAGAGTCTACAACTACAACTATTGCGAGAACTCACTCTGGTGGCTACAGAGACACCCGATCTTAATTTGGTGATTCATACCGCAATGGAAGGCATTCAACGTGGCATAGGCCTCGAGCGAGTAATGGTATTGATGGTTAATCCCAGTTATGAATATCTATTACCGCGTTTTGTGACCAGTGATAGCCCAGAGCAAGACAAACAAGATTTTAAATTAAGTCTAGTGGGCGCGGAGACTATCTTCAGCACGGCTTATAAAGAGCGCAGGCCTATTTGGTACAAGGGGCCACAACACCAGCGGTGGGCTTCATTAATCAATAATCAAATTCGCCGTATAAGCAAAGGACAAGCCTTTTTTCTGGCTCCTATTGTAATCGAAGGGCGCTGTATTGCCTTAATCTATGCAGATAGCATGGAGAACCAGGAAAAACTAAGCCAAGATGACTTTGATATGTTTACCCATTTTGCACAACAAACAGACTTATGTTTGTCGGTAGTATTACGGCTTAACCGCTAA
- the gltX gene encoding glutamate--tRNA ligase, with protein sequence MTVRTRVAPSPTGDPHVGTAYIALFNYCFAKQHGGEFILRIEDTDQARSSRESEQAIYDSLKWIGLNWDEGPDCGGQYGPYRQSERSDIYKKYAQQLIDEGKAFYCFATAEELDEMRQQQMAEGLQPKYDGRGLALSKEEIEANLAAGKPYVVRMMIPESGSFKFDDYLRGEVEIPWEQVDMQVLLKADGLPTYFLANVVDDHLMGITHVFRGEEWLNSAPKLLKLYQDLGWEAPVLGHMPLLRNPDKSKLSKRKNPTSINYYRKMGFLPEAMLNYLGRMGWSMPDEREKFTLAEMVEHFDMKRVSLGGPVFDVDKLKWLNGLWIREELSDEQLAQRLVEWAYNQQTLMSILPQAKARLEVMSDLAPLAGHFVSGMPEYDPELLTAGKLELEQVRTLLQLFIWQLEEQRQWDKDVVFAVAKQLATHLDVKIRDFLEPIFVAITGKTSSISVVDAMAILGSDMSRARLRFALNQIGVSKKQAKSLDKAYRAYKATW encoded by the coding sequence ATGACAGTTCGTACTCGTGTCGCTCCTTCACCCACTGGTGACCCCCATGTAGGCACCGCCTATATCGCACTATTTAACTACTGTTTTGCTAAGCAACATGGTGGTGAATTTATTCTGCGTATCGAAGATACCGACCAAGCACGTAGTTCTCGAGAATCTGAGCAAGCTATTTACGATAGCCTAAAATGGATTGGCTTAAATTGGGACGAGGGCCCGGATTGTGGCGGGCAATATGGCCCTTATCGTCAAAGTGAGCGTAGCGATATTTATAAAAAATATGCGCAACAGCTAATTGACGAGGGTAAAGCCTTTTACTGTTTTGCTACTGCAGAAGAGCTAGATGAAATGCGTCAGCAACAAATGGCCGAGGGTTTGCAACCTAAATATGATGGCCGAGGCTTAGCGCTGAGCAAAGAGGAAATTGAAGCCAATTTAGCGGCCGGCAAGCCTTACGTTGTGCGGATGATGATCCCCGAGAGCGGCAGTTTTAAGTTTGACGATTACCTGCGTGGCGAAGTGGAGATCCCATGGGAGCAAGTAGACATGCAAGTCTTACTTAAAGCCGATGGCCTGCCTACTTACTTTTTAGCGAATGTTGTTGATGACCATCTAATGGGCATTACTCACGTATTTCGTGGTGAAGAATGGCTAAACTCTGCGCCTAAACTATTAAAGCTCTACCAAGATTTAGGTTGGGAAGCACCCGTTCTAGGACACATGCCTTTATTACGTAACCCTGACAAAAGTAAACTGAGTAAGCGTAAAAACCCAACCAGCATTAATTACTACCGCAAAATGGGTTTCCTACCTGAAGCGATGCTGAACTACTTGGGCCGCATGGGGTGGTCTATGCCTGATGAGCGAGAAAAGTTTACACTTGCGGAAATGGTCGAGCATTTTGACATGAAGCGGGTATCGCTGGGCGGTCCGGTGTTTGACGTAGATAAGTTGAAATGGTTAAACGGTTTATGGATCCGCGAAGAGCTTAGTGATGAGCAATTAGCCCAACGTTTGGTTGAGTGGGCATACAACCAGCAAACCTTGATGAGCATTCTGCCGCAAGCTAAAGCTCGTTTAGAAGTGATGAGTGACCTAGCGCCTTTAGCTGGTCATTTTGTTTCTGGTATGCCGGAATATGACCCAGAATTGTTAACCGCGGGTAAGTTAGAGCTTGAGCAGGTTCGCACCTTATTACAATTATTTATCTGGCAATTGGAAGAGCAACGCCAGTGGGATAAAGACGTGGTATTTGCGGTTGCCAAGCAGTTGGCTACGCATTTAGATGTGAAGATCCGTGATTTTCTAGAACCTATTTTTGTTGCCATTACCGGTAAAACTAGCTCTATTTCGGTGGTTGATGCAATGGCTATTTTAGGCTCAGATATGAGTCGCGCTCGTTTACGTTTTGCGCTTAACCAAATTGGCGTAAGTAAGAAGCAAGCTAAGTCTTTAGATAAAGCCTACCGAGCTTATAAAGCGACTTGGTAA
- a CDS encoding STAS domain-containing protein, with the protein MSISSLLNQQSGQLIISVTGRFDYSLHRDFRACYEHVAIEGLQLVLDLSKAEYMDSSALGMMLLLKEHAEKCQALALTVSKPSPAVLKILEIANFDKLLQIEN; encoded by the coding sequence ATGTCTATTAGTAGTCTGTTGAATCAACAGTCTGGCCAATTGATTATCAGTGTAACGGGGCGTTTTGACTATTCATTGCACCGTGATTTTAGGGCTTGTTATGAGCACGTTGCCATTGAAGGCTTGCAACTGGTGTTAGATCTCAGCAAAGCCGAATACATGGACAGCTCAGCCTTAGGTATGATGCTGCTGTTAAAAGAGCATGCCGAAAAATGCCAAGCTCTCGCTTTAACAGTGAGTAAACCCTCTCCAGCGGTGTTAAAAATTCTGGAGATTGCCAATTTTGATAAATTATTACAAATTGAAAACTAG
- the panF gene encoding sodium/pantothenate symporter translates to MNKSLIIPLISYLLIVFALAFFTRRHNKAGSFLNEYFIGSRSMGGFVLAMTLAATYASASSFIGGPGAAYKMGLGWVLLAMVQLPAAWLTLGVLGKKFAIEARRHNALTLNDMLYARYKSRSVVILASLALLLAFFGTMVVQFVGGARLLQTVTGLSYFQGLFIFAATVGVYTTIGGFRAVVLTDTVQGVMMLIGTLLLLAGVIHAGGSLSQLVTQLHAIDPGLVKPYGPDGFISQPFILSFWVLVCFGVIALPHAAVRCMSYKDSRSLHKGMIISTVMMGVLMLGTHLAGALGRVIVPELESPDQIMPSLMMTVLPPMLAGIFLAGPMAAIMSTIDSQLIQASATLLKDLYINYINPEIVEGANAERRLSRSSLWVTAIFAGLVFVAATKPPDMIIWLNLLALGGLQAVFLWPLVFGLYWSKASAHGAIASMLSGLICYIALMWLKPDMAGIHPIVPTLVVNLVVFVTVSLAKPQALAEQS, encoded by the coding sequence ATGAATAAATCTCTGATCATTCCATTAATCAGCTATTTGCTGATTGTATTCGCCCTAGCATTTTTTACTCGTCGGCATAATAAAGCAGGGAGCTTTCTCAACGAATATTTCATTGGCAGCCGCAGCATGGGAGGCTTTGTGCTAGCCATGACGCTTGCGGCCACCTATGCCAGTGCCAGTAGCTTCATTGGTGGCCCTGGAGCGGCCTATAAAATGGGCTTAGGTTGGGTATTGCTGGCAATGGTGCAACTACCAGCCGCTTGGCTAACCCTTGGCGTACTAGGCAAGAAGTTTGCTATTGAAGCTCGCCGCCATAATGCCTTGACCTTAAACGATATGCTATACGCCCGCTATAAAAGCCGAAGCGTAGTCATTTTAGCCTCTTTAGCGCTACTACTGGCCTTCTTCGGAACCATGGTGGTGCAGTTTGTCGGTGGCGCAAGGCTGCTGCAAACCGTCACTGGACTTTCCTATTTTCAAGGCTTATTTATTTTTGCTGCCACAGTTGGTGTCTATACCACCATTGGCGGTTTTCGCGCGGTGGTGCTCACCGATACCGTGCAAGGCGTCATGATGTTAATTGGTACCTTATTGCTATTGGCTGGGGTGATCCATGCCGGCGGCAGCCTGTCGCAACTGGTGACCCAATTACATGCTATTGATCCCGGTTTAGTTAAGCCCTATGGCCCCGATGGGTTTATTAGCCAACCATTTATTTTAAGCTTTTGGGTACTGGTCTGTTTTGGGGTAATTGCCCTGCCACATGCCGCGGTGCGCTGTATGTCATACAAAGACAGCCGCTCTCTGCATAAAGGCATGATCATCAGTACCGTGATGATGGGCGTATTAATGCTTGGTACCCACTTAGCAGGCGCCTTGGGGCGGGTAATTGTGCCAGAGCTAGAAAGCCCTGATCAAATCATGCCTAGCTTAATGATGACAGTATTACCGCCCATGCTGGCGGGCATTTTCCTCGCAGGACCCATGGCTGCGATTATGTCCACCATCGACTCTCAGCTGATTCAAGCGTCAGCCACACTACTAAAAGATCTCTATATCAACTACATCAACCCTGAAATAGTTGAAGGCGCCAATGCCGAGCGACGTTTGAGTCGCAGCTCACTATGGGTTACAGCCATCTTTGCTGGCCTGGTATTCGTTGCAGCCACTAAGCCACCCGATATGATTATTTGGCTTAATTTACTCGCTCTGGGAGGCCTGCAGGCGGTATTTCTGTGGCCTTTAGTGTTTGGCCTTTATTGGTCAAAAGCCTCTGCCCATGGAGCCATTGCTTCTATGTTAAGCGGGCTTATTTGTTATATCGCTTTGATGTGGCTAAAGCCCGACATGGCTGGGATTCACCCCATCGTTCCCACTCTAGTGGTTAATTTAGTGGTGTTTGTGACGGTAAGTTTGGCTAAACCGCAAGCCTTGGCTGAGCAAAGCTAA
- a CDS encoding transporter substrate-binding domain-containing protein, translating to MKRVIQSALAAVALLSSAAFAQQTLLQEITESGELRTCFDAGYMPFEMKAKNGQFIGFDVDLGKQMARAMGVKYVPVNTAWDGIIPTLLTGKCHLIMGGMTITPQRNMQVNFADPYVVIGQSILLSPKLEGKVSSYRDLNSEEFTVVTKLGTTGEGAIKRYLPKAKVNLFETQSEAVLEVTNGKADAFIYDLPFNAIYAAEHQGQLVHLDQPFTFEPLGWAVRQGDPDFLNFLNGYLRQIKGDGTYERIYDKWFKDDAWLKQVQ from the coding sequence ATGAAACGTGTCATTCAATCTGCGCTTGCCGCAGTCGCGCTATTATCTAGTGCAGCATTCGCCCAACAAACTCTGCTCCAAGAAATTACCGAATCGGGTGAACTACGCACCTGTTTTGATGCCGGTTACATGCCTTTTGAAATGAAAGCCAAAAATGGCCAATTTATTGGCTTTGACGTTGATTTAGGCAAACAAATGGCGCGTGCTATGGGCGTAAAATATGTTCCAGTTAACACCGCTTGGGATGGCATTATTCCCACTCTACTCACCGGTAAATGTCACCTCATCATGGGCGGAATGACCATTACTCCACAACGTAACATGCAAGTTAACTTTGCCGACCCTTACGTAGTGATTGGTCAGTCGATCCTACTAAGCCCTAAATTAGAAGGGAAAGTAAGCTCTTACCGCGACCTAAACAGCGAAGAGTTCACCGTAGTGACCAAATTAGGTACCACGGGTGAAGGCGCCATTAAGCGTTACCTACCAAAAGCTAAAGTGAACCTGTTTGAAACCCAATCTGAAGCGGTTCTTGAAGTAACCAACGGCAAAGCCGATGCCTTTATCTACGACCTACCATTCAATGCTATCTACGCAGCTGAGCACCAAGGTCAATTAGTTCACCTAGACCAACCTTTCACCTTTGAACCTTTAGGATGGGCAGTTCGCCAAGGCGACCCTGACTTCCTAAACTTTTTAAATGGCTACCTTCGCCAAATTAAAGGTGATGGCACCTACGAGCGCATTTATGACAAATGGTTCAAAGATGACGCTTGGTTAAAACAAGTTCAATAG
- a CDS encoding amino acid ABC transporter permease — MQTQASKLLWNGVFVAILLSLCGLIYLSGEKIDYNWNWQRVVPYIVNNEASSVTAPQDGSIVKTAAGKLKLVSDSGEVLVDLAKYENISVYEGDLVFEGDQLAASEHWRIGPLTEGLIVTIKISIWSLFFAILLGLIIGLMRIASNPALHKLAVTYIEIIRGTPLLVQIFIVYFFIGTVFDLERFTAGVIALSVFTAAYVAEIIRAGIQSIPKGQMEAARSLGMNYPQAMINVILPQAFKRTLPPMAGQFINLIKDSSLVSVISITDLTKAGREVVSGSFAPFEVWFTVALLYLVLTSSLSWAIQRLEKRLAASD; from the coding sequence ATGCAAACTCAAGCAAGCAAATTATTGTGGAATGGTGTTTTTGTCGCCATTTTACTTAGCCTGTGTGGCCTTATTTATCTTTCCGGTGAGAAAATCGACTACAACTGGAACTGGCAGCGCGTTGTTCCTTACATCGTTAATAACGAAGCCTCCAGTGTTACCGCCCCACAAGATGGCAGTATCGTTAAGACTGCGGCCGGTAAACTGAAATTAGTTTCCGACAGCGGCGAGGTACTAGTCGACCTAGCTAAATATGAAAACATCAGCGTTTATGAAGGCGACCTGGTGTTCGAAGGCGACCAACTGGCCGCTTCAGAGCATTGGCGAATCGGTCCGCTTACCGAAGGCTTAATTGTTACCATCAAAATTTCTATTTGGTCGCTGTTTTTCGCTATTCTGCTCGGCTTAATTATTGGCTTAATGCGGATAGCCAGTAACCCAGCCCTGCATAAACTAGCCGTCACCTACATCGAAATTATTCGTGGTACCCCGCTACTGGTACAAATATTCATTGTTTATTTCTTCATCGGTACGGTTTTCGATTTAGAACGTTTCACTGCGGGGGTCATCGCACTATCAGTATTTACCGCCGCCTACGTTGCCGAAATTATTCGAGCAGGCATTCAATCTATTCCCAAGGGGCAAATGGAAGCTGCGCGTTCACTCGGTATGAATTACCCGCAAGCAATGATTAATGTCATCTTGCCGCAAGCCTTCAAGCGCACCTTACCGCCGATGGCTGGCCAGTTTATCAACTTGATTAAAGACTCCTCTTTGGTATCGGTTATTTCCATCACCGACTTAACCAAAGCGGGCCGAGAAGTCGTCAGTGGCAGTTTTGCCCCTTTTGAAGTCTGGTTTACAGTTGCCTTATTGTATCTCGTACTTACTAGCAGCCTATCTTGGGCCATTCAACGCTTAGAAAAGAGGTTAGCGGCCAGTGACTAA
- a CDS encoding YhdT family protein, with amino-acid sequence MMPQQPAYYQQANREAAMALLLAMAYFVWWYCSAYGLAPAMEQTNLPELYWGLPLWFLMSCVIGPIIFTVLCALMVKYCYQDLPLDPKEHHE; translated from the coding sequence ATGATGCCGCAACAACCGGCTTATTATCAGCAAGCCAACCGCGAAGCGGCGATGGCGCTATTGCTCGCCATGGCCTACTTTGTCTGGTGGTACTGCAGTGCCTATGGTTTAGCCCCAGCGATGGAACAAACAAATTTGCCTGAACTCTATTGGGGTCTGCCGCTGTGGTTTTTAATGTCCTGCGTAATAGGTCCCATCATCTTTACAGTACTGTGCGCACTGATGGTTAAGTACTGCTACCAAGATCTACCATTAGATCCCAAAGAGCATCATGAATAA
- a CDS encoding ATP-binding SpoIIE family protein phosphatase, with translation MKDLEAAEFLSRAVKGNALVADDVSLHRLMLSEVLSELGYQVFSAADGQQALTLFKQHSIDIVFLDVHMPVMDGYQAASEIKRLSGSRFIPVIFVTALNEVDASVKCIACGGDDILFKPIEHAVLKAKALGFERIKAVHQKISLLETQRQQEEILAERILSGAIANSQCADQELLIWLNSASTFSGDVVFAEYRPNGDIYALLGDFTGHGLRAAIGAMPVAEIFRSMTRKGYSAEALLQQINRRLHRLLPTGMFLAATFVELSFQQRSIGVWNGGMPDLLIVDGVGDTLRQRVPASSIALGIQAQLDIHLTTLEWTVNDHILLFSDGILDAVNLAGEMFGEARLLQAITEKAEQISYIASVQKHLSAFCQGAEQADDISLVEIPNLLARPHPKQSEAYAARPLAKAQWQWQLELDVLSLKSLNPVPLFMNTLDELKVNQVDRNTLFTVVGELFNNAFEHGVLQLDSSIKHSAEGFEEYYRLRKQRVEQLNQGWVKLAIRYDGSSEVGQFTIDIADSGAGFDEALVTGQAKPSHYYGRGLHIVRSLCQQLSFSQSGSKATAVYCCKSE, from the coding sequence GTGAAAGACCTAGAGGCTGCTGAGTTTTTAAGTCGTGCGGTTAAGGGTAATGCCCTGGTGGCCGATGACGTATCTTTACATCGTTTGATGTTGAGTGAGGTACTCAGCGAGCTGGGTTATCAAGTATTTAGTGCCGCAGACGGGCAACAGGCCCTAACTTTATTTAAACAACACTCCATCGATATTGTTTTTCTTGATGTTCACATGCCGGTGATGGACGGTTACCAAGCTGCTAGTGAAATTAAACGCTTAAGCGGCTCTCGTTTTATTCCAGTGATTTTTGTGACGGCCCTTAATGAAGTCGATGCGTCGGTAAAATGTATTGCTTGTGGGGGCGATGACATCCTTTTCAAACCGATCGAGCATGCGGTACTTAAAGCAAAAGCCTTGGGTTTTGAACGAATAAAGGCGGTCCATCAAAAGATCAGTTTGTTAGAAACTCAGCGTCAGCAAGAAGAAATACTGGCCGAGAGAATACTCAGCGGTGCCATCGCTAATTCCCAATGTGCCGATCAAGAGTTGCTGATTTGGTTAAATAGTGCTTCCACTTTTTCTGGGGATGTGGTGTTTGCTGAGTACCGCCCCAATGGTGATATTTACGCATTGTTGGGGGATTTTACCGGACATGGATTGCGTGCCGCGATTGGCGCAATGCCAGTGGCGGAGATTTTTCGCAGCATGACGCGTAAGGGCTATTCTGCCGAAGCCTTATTGCAGCAAATTAACCGGCGTTTACATCGTTTGTTGCCCACTGGCATGTTTTTAGCCGCCACCTTTGTGGAGCTTTCTTTTCAACAGCGGAGCATTGGTGTTTGGAACGGAGGCATGCCTGATTTGCTGATTGTTGATGGTGTAGGCGATACGCTGCGCCAACGTGTTCCCGCTAGTTCCATCGCGTTGGGGATCCAAGCTCAACTCGATATTCATTTAACCACGCTAGAGTGGACCGTCAATGACCACATCTTGTTGTTTAGCGACGGTATTTTAGATGCGGTTAATTTGGCTGGCGAGATGTTTGGTGAAGCCCGCTTGCTACAAGCTATAACTGAGAAGGCGGAGCAAATATCGTATATTGCCTCGGTACAAAAACACTTAAGCGCGTTTTGTCAGGGGGCTGAACAGGCCGATGATATTAGCTTGGTAGAAATCCCTAATTTATTAGCCAGACCCCACCCCAAGCAATCCGAAGCTTATGCGGCGCGTCCGTTGGCCAAAGCTCAGTGGCAATGGCAATTAGAATTGGATGTATTGAGCTTGAAGTCGCTCAACCCAGTACCTTTATTTATGAATACTCTAGATGAACTAAAAGTGAATCAAGTTGATAGAAATACTTTGTTTACCGTAGTGGGAGAACTATTTAATAATGCTTTTGAGCATGGCGTATTGCAGCTTGACTCCTCGATCAAACATTCAGCCGAAGGCTTTGAAGAGTACTATCGGCTGCGCAAACAACGGGTTGAGCAACTTAATCAAGGTTGGGTAAAACTGGCCATTCGCTATGATGGCTCAAGTGAAGTGGGTCAATTTACTATTGATATTGCAGATAGTGGTGCTGGTTTTGATGAGGCCTTAGTAACAGGGCAGGCTAAACCAAGTCACTACTATGGACGTGGATTGCATATAGTGCGTAGCTTGTGTCAACAATTGTCATTTAGTCAAAGTGGCAGCAAAGCAACAGCCGTTTATTGCTGCAAAAGCGAGTAA